The window TGTCCGCCAGATGCCCGATCCCCATGCGCTCCAGCGCGCGGTCGGCCATTTCATACTCCGCATCGCCCGGGACGTTCAGGAGCCCCATGTAGGGCGCCCGGCCCATCACCACGTAGTCCCTCACCGTGTAGGAGAAGGCGGGCGCGGAGATCTGGGGCACATAGCCCACGATCCTCGCACGCTCGCCGGCGGAGTAGGATCCGACGCGCCTGCCCATCAGCAGCACCTCGCCGCCGGTTGGGGAGAGGACGCCGCCGATGCAGTTCAGCAGGGTCGACTTGCCCGCGCCGTTGGCCCCGAGGATGACGAATACCTCCCCCGGCTCGACCCGAAAGCCGATATCCCTCAGAACGGCGTTTCTTCCATCGTAGGAGAAGGAGAGGTTCTTCACCTCGAGAAGGGGGCTATTGTCCATCGCCGATCCTCGCCCTCTGCCGCGCCAGGAGCCAGACGAAGAGGGGCGCCCCCAGCACCCCCGTGATGATGCTCAGGGGGATCTCGCTCCCGGTCAGGTTTCGGGCCAGCGTGTCCACGACCACCAGGAACAGCGCGCCCAGGACGGCGGACATCGGAAGGAGGTAGCGGTTGTCCTGCCCGACGATCAGCCTTCCCAGGTGCGGAACGATCAGCCCGGCCCAGCCGATGGTCCCGCAAAGGCACACCGCGCAGGCCGTCAGGACGGTCGAGCACAGGATGGTCACGCCGCGGGACCTCCTTACGTTGACCCCCAGGCTCCCGGCCTCCGCATCCCCCAGGGAGAGGAGGTTGACCCGCCAGCGCAGAAGAAGCAGCGCCGCCATGGCGGCAAGGATCGGCGGCGATATCAGCAGCACGTCCTTCATCCTGACGTTGGAGAAGGACCCCATGGTCCAATAGACGATGGAGGCCAGATGGTTCTCGGGATCGGCCACGTACTTCGCGATCCCGAGAAGCGCGCTCATGAACCCGGACATGATGACCCCCGAGAGCACCAGCATCAGCGAGGACCGATTGCGGAACAGCCCGGGGATCAGGGTCGTCAGGAACACCGTGAGCAGCCCCGTCCCCAACGCCGACAGCTGAACCAGCGAGGCGGGCAGTTCCAGCAGGATGGCGAAGGCCGCCCCCACGCACGCCCCGCTGGAGATCCCGAGAAGGTCGGGCGAGACCAGGGGATTCCGGAACAGGCTCTGATACGCAGCGCCCGAGAGGGAGAGGGCCGAGCCCACAAGCATGGCCCCCATCAGCCTGGGCAGGCGCACGGCGAGGATCACGCTCTCCATCCTGTCGCTCCAGGTCGTCTCGAGGCGCCACGGGGTGAACGCGTTCACCAGGATGCGCAGGGACTGCAGGAAGGGCACGGAAAACCGCCCAAGCCCAAGACAGACGACGGCGGTGACCGCCAATGCCAGCACAAACGTCCAGATCAACCGGTTCCTGCTCCCCATCACAGCTCTGCCCGCCCCTTCCCGAAACGGTCCATCCTCCGCCCCGATCCCACGATCACGAGCGCACGATGCTCCCCGGCTCCCTCAGCAGCTCCACCACGATCCTGTCGCCCGCCCTCGGCGGCGGGCCGCCCAGCGACGTCATGTACTGCGCGTTGGCCACCGCCGTCCGTGCCGACGACGATTGCCTGAAGTCGATGGGGTGGGCGACGTACCCGCCGTCCGCGCCAAGCCGCACGTCGAAGCTGCAGAGAAGCGAGATCTTGTCCGACCCCGGCAGATCGCCGTCCAGCGTCGCCTCCAGGGTGCGGCGCTCGGGCCTGGGCTGGTGCAGGCAGTACGACACCAGGGCGCCGATGCACCACTCGAAGCCGTGATAGGCCGCGATGAAGGGGCCCGGGAGGTTGACGACGGGCTTGCCGTCCACCATCGCCGCGCACAGCGGCCGGCCCGGCGCCGCGGCGACCCCATGGCACAGCACCTTTCCTCTGTCGTGAAGCAGGCGGGCGTTGTGATCCTCGCCCCCCTTGGAGGAGCCTCCGTTGAGGATGACGATGTCCGCCCTGCCCAGGGCGTCGTCCAGCGCCCGGTCGAGCATCGCCCGATCGTCGGGGACGATGGGGTAGAGGAGCGGCTCCGCGCCCAGGAGCTGAAGGCTGGTCCGGGCGAGCACGCTGTTGGTGTCGACGTTCTTCCCGCGCGTCACCGCGCTGCGCGGGGGCACGAGCTCGTTTCCCGTCGGGATGAAGGCGACTGCGGGCTTCCTCAGCACCGGGACATCCCAGACGCCCCCCAGGTGGAGGCAGGCCAGGTCCCTGGGCCGCAGCGGTACGTGCTTCGGCGCCAGCAGCTCGCCCTCCCTCACGGTGCTACCCGAGGTGTGGACGTTGTCCCCCTTCCGCACCGTCACCCCGTCGCGGATGCGAAGCCGTCCACCCTCCCCGATGTCCACGTCCTCGATCATGATGACGGCGTCGAACCGGTCGTCGAAGTCGTCCCCGGTGTCGGCACGGACGAAGTCCCTTCCCATCTCCCAGCCCGAGGTGTCCGGCACGCCGTCCCGGAACCGTCTGGAATCGACGGCCACCCCGTCCCCGGAGGAGGCGCGCACCACCGGCAGGCTGAGCCGGGAACGGCACTCCTCGGCCGTCACTCGGCCAAGGGCGTCCTCCACGGAGACCGTCTCGGCCGGAAGATCGGGATGCCACAGCGCAAACAGGGCCTCCAGCACCTCCCCGCGCGTGGGCAGGCTGCCGAGCCCCGAGAATCTCGAAGCACTCATAAGAAACCTCCAGCATATAAGGAAGCGCTGATTAAAACAAAAAAGCACATTGCCCCAAGGATAAATATGCAAAACATCTATAGGCAAAAATCTCCAGCGCTTCCTTTAAGAATTAACATGGGGGCTTCGCCCCCTGATGAAGAAACTAAGCGATCGACACGGCTCGCTGCGCTCGCCGGTCGTCTGCTTAAATCCCCCACGCCGCTATCAGGATAGCGGCGGCCCCGGCAAGCTTCTTCCTCAAAACAGGTAAGCTGGGGTACCACTGGGAGGCTTCATGGATTAAATCAAGGAACCGTCCCGTCCCCTACCGCTTCGGGGCGCTCACCGCGTTCTTCAGGAGGTCGTCGAGCTGCTCGTCCGTCAACTTCACCGCGTAGAACAGGTCGTAGAACTCCCTGGTCGCCGCCCGGAAGTCGGCGTTGTAGGCCTCGGGATAGAGCAGGCTGGCGATCCACTGGATGCCCAGGAAGCGGTTGACCGAGGGAGGACGGTCGATCCAGCTGAAGGGGGTGTTCGGCATGGCGTAGACGCGGCCGTCCTTCACGGCCCGGATGCTCGCCCAGTCCGGATCGCTCTTGATCTTTCCATGTGCGCCGCCGCGATAGTCCTCCCACGCGATGATGACCTCGGGGTTCCAGTTCAGGACCTGCTCCAGGGACACCGGCGACATGCCTCTTCCCGAGACGGCCTTGACGTCCGCGACGTTTCTGGCCCCGGCAATCCTCAGCACCGTGGCGTGACTGGAGGAGGCGGGCTCGGTGCTGAGGCCGTCGGGCCCCTCGGCATAGTACACGCTGACGCGCTTCTCCTCGGGGACCGCGGAGATCTTCTTCTTCACGTCGTCCAGCACCGCCCTGCAGTAGGCGGCCAGCTTGGCGGCGCGCTCCTCACGCCCCAGGAGGCGGCCCAGAAATTCGTAGGCCCCCTCGATGTTCTCCATCGAGGCGTCCACGACGACCACCGGGATTCCCAGCTGCTCCTGCAGCTCGTTGGCCTGGGAGGCGTCGGTATCCTTCGGCTTCCCCGGGCCCACCGAGATCAGCAGCTGCGTCCCCGCATCGACGATCGCCTCGCGGTTGAGCTGTTTGCCCATCTGCATGCCGCCCAGCAGGGGCATGTTCGCGCAGGCGAGGTTCAGATACTTCAGCTCCTGTTCGTTGAACTTCATCGGCGTGCCCGCCAGCCTTTCGAAGTCCAGCGTGTACATGAAGATGAAGCCGACGGGGCTGGTCACATAGACCTTCTTCAGATGCTCCGGCTCCGGGACGGTCACCGTCCGCCCCACGGAGTCGGTTACGCTTACCCCCGCGGCGACGGGCGCGCCCACCTCGGCGGCCGTGGCCAGCGGAGCCATGACGAGCATCAACACCAGAAGCAGTGCGGACAGACCTGAACGCTTTCTCACGATACATCTCTCCTTCGGAATCAGATTTTTTCAGAGCGGATTTTTCCGCTCGGCTTCCTCCCTCGAACCCCGTTCGACGGGGAGGTTCAACGCCTGCCTTCATCGACTGCCTTCATTGCATACCTTTCATTGCATCCCCTCACTTCGGGGACGCCCCGGGCCTGGGGCTGCGGATCGGAACGCAGACGGACGCGGTTCCCCCGCCCACGTCGACGTCGGATATCCTTACGGGGGTGCGGTAGATGGCCCGCATGGAGTCCTCGCGGATGACGCGGCGCGGCGGCCCATGCTCCAGGACGCGTCCGTCCTTCATCGTCAGGACGGAGTCGGCGCAGAAGAACGCGTGGTCGGGGTCGTGCGTGACCATGAGGACCCCCATGCCGCCGTCCGAGAGGCGGCGCACCCGGTCGAGCACCGCGTACTGGTTCCCGAAGTCGAGGCTCGCCGTCGGCTCGTCCATCACCAGGAGCCTCGGCCGCTGCGCCAGGGCCCGGGCCACGAGCACCATCTGGCGCTGTCCCCCGGAGAGCCTCGTGTAGACGCGGTCGGCCATCCACTCGATGTCCAGCGTCTCCAGGACCTCGTCGACAATTTTGCGGTCCTCGGCCCCGGGCCGGGCCAAATAGCCGAGGTAGGGCGTCCGCCCCATCATCACCACCTCCCGCACCCGGAACGGGAAGGGCGGCACGTGCGCCTGGGGGATGTAGGCAACGCGGCGGGCCAGCCGCCCCGCGTCCAGCCGGTGGACCTCCTCGCCGCACAGGGTCACCCCGCCCCGCCCCGGCCTCAGTATCCCCAGGATGGCCTTGAGCAGGGTGGTCTTGCCGCAGCCGTTGGCGCCGAGGACGCAGACGAACTCCCCCTCGGCCATCGCGAAGGACACGTCCCGCAAAACATCCTCCCTCCCATACCCGACGCACAGGCCGGAGACCTCCAGCACCCGCATCACCTCCTCGAGCTCGCGCGGTAGACCGCCAGGAAGAACGGCACCCCCAGGATGGCCGTCAGGATGCCGATGGGGATCTCCACGCTCGCCGCGTTGCGCACGACGTCGTCCACGACCAGCAGGTAGCTGGCGCCCAGCAGCGCGCTTGCGGGGAGCAGCGCCCGGAAGTCCGCGCCGACGAGGGCGCGTCCCAGATGGGGGATGACGAGTCCGACCCACCCCACCATCCCGGCGACCGACACGGACGACGCCGTGATGAGCGTGGCGGCCAGGATGACGGCAAAACGCACCCGCCTTGGATCGACCCCCAGGCTCCGGGCCTCGTCCTCCCCGAAGGACAGGACGTTCAGCCGCCAGCCCATGGCGTACAGGACGCCCAGGGACAGGGAGATGGGCGCGAGGATGGCGAGGAGCTTCGAGCGGGTCATCGCGTGGAAGCCGCCCATCAGCCAGAAGGTGATGGCGGGCAGCCTGCCGTCGGAGTCGGCGACCAGCTTGGTGCAGGACGTGAAGGCGGAGCAGAGGGTACTCACCATGATGCCGCCGAGGACGAGCCCCAGCAGGGGGTCCCGGGACAGGGTCCTGTTGACGAGGACCGTGAACAGGACCGCCGCGATGCCCCCGACCAGGGCGAGGGCCTGTATTGCGCCCAGCCCCAGGCCCAGCAGCAGCCCCAGGGCGGCGCCGAACCCCGCGCCCGCCGAGGCCCCCAGGATGTCGGGGGACACGATGGGATTTTTGAAGAGCCCCTGATAGGCGGCCCCGGCGACCGACAGCCCGGCCCCCACCAGCATGACGGCGAGGACCCTCGGCAGCCTGATGTTGAACAGTACCGTCGCCATCCTGCCGTCGGCAATCAGGGACGGGTCGAGGATGCGGCGCCAGACGGCGGCGGCAAGCTCTCCGACCCCGATGGGATACCTGCCGATCGCGAAGGACAGGAAGAACAGGACGACGGGGGCGGCGGCCATCAAGGACCATTTCAGCCCTCTTGGGAGGAGCCTCGGACGCGGTCCCATGTCAGGCTCCCGGCCTCGACAGGACGAACCATCGACCCTCGTCCTCGTTTTCTACGACCCGGCACCCGAGCCCGGCGCGCTCGATGATGCCGCGGAGCTCGACGGTGGACACGCTGCGCTGCCGCTTTTTGACGTTGGCGGGCCAGTCCGGCTCGAGCTCCCGCATCCGCGCCCGGATCCGCTCGAACGTCTCCCGGTTCCCGAGCCCGCCGCCGACATAGGCCCTTCCTCCGGGCTTCAGCACCCTGCGGATCTCCCCAAACGCCAGGGGGTAGTCGCGCCAGAAGCCCATGGACCCCCGGCTGACCACGAGGTCGAAGAAGGCGTCCTCGAGGGGCAGGACATGGACGTCCCCGACGAGGCAGCGGCACCTGTCCCCCAGCCCCCGGCCAAGCGAGCGCTCACGGCAGAGCTCCACGGCATCGGGGGACACGTCGACGAGCCACCCCTCGAACGGGGCCCGCTCCATCACGGCGAAGC is drawn from uncultured Fretibacterium sp. and contains these coding sequences:
- a CDS encoding ABC transporter ATP-binding protein, coding for MDNSPLLEVKNLSFSYDGRNAVLRDIGFRVEPGEVFVILGANGAGKSTLLNCIGGVLSPTGGEVLLMGRRVGSYSAGERARIVGYVPQISAPAFSYTVRDYVVMGRAPYMGLLNVPGDAEYEMADRALERMGIGHLADKLCNGISGGERQQAQITRVLVQEPRLILLDEPTNHLDYGNQLKIVKTVSQLAAEGFAVVMTTHMPDHAILLNGSAGLMGADGRMTSGPAGSVISEAALRELYHTNLHLVYVDPLERMACVAGKL
- a CDS encoding iron ABC transporter permease codes for the protein MIWTFVLALAVTAVVCLGLGRFSVPFLQSLRILVNAFTPWRLETTWSDRMESVILAVRLPRLMGAMLVGSALSLSGAAYQSLFRNPLVSPDLLGISSGACVGAAFAILLELPASLVQLSALGTGLLTVFLTTLIPGLFRNRSSLMLVLSGVIMSGFMSALLGIAKYVADPENHLASIVYWTMGSFSNVRMKDVLLISPPILAAMAALLLLRWRVNLLSLGDAEAGSLGVNVRRSRGVTILCSTVLTACAVCLCGTIGWAGLIVPHLGRLIVGQDNRYLLPMSAVLGALFLVVVDTLARNLTGSEIPLSIITGVLGAPLFVWLLARQRARIGDGQ
- a CDS encoding molybdopterin-binding protein, with protein sequence MSASRFSGLGSLPTRGEVLEALFALWHPDLPAETVSVEDALGRVTAEECRSRLSLPVVRASSGDGVAVDSRRFRDGVPDTSGWEMGRDFVRADTGDDFDDRFDAVIMIEDVDIGEGGRLRIRDGVTVRKGDNVHTSGSTVREGELLAPKHVPLRPRDLACLHLGGVWDVPVLRKPAVAFIPTGNELVPPRSAVTRGKNVDTNSVLARTSLQLLGAEPLLYPIVPDDRAMLDRALDDALGRADIVILNGGSSKGGEDHNARLLHDRGKVLCHGVAAAPGRPLCAAMVDGKPVVNLPGPFIAAYHGFEWCIGALVSYCLHQPRPERRTLEATLDGDLPGSDKISLLCSFDVRLGADGGYVAHPIDFRQSSSARTAVANAQYMTSLGGPPPRAGDRIVVELLREPGSIVRS
- a CDS encoding ABC transporter substrate-binding protein, translating into MRKRSGLSALLLVLMLVMAPLATAAEVGAPVAAGVSVTDSVGRTVTVPEPEHLKKVYVTSPVGFIFMYTLDFERLAGTPMKFNEQELKYLNLACANMPLLGGMQMGKQLNREAIVDAGTQLLISVGPGKPKDTDASQANELQEQLGIPVVVVDASMENIEGAYEFLGRLLGREERAAKLAAYCRAVLDDVKKKISAVPEEKRVSVYYAEGPDGLSTEPASSSHATVLRIAGARNVADVKAVSGRGMSPVSLEQVLNWNPEVIIAWEDYRGGAHGKIKSDPDWASIRAVKDGRVYAMPNTPFSWIDRPPSVNRFLGIQWIASLLYPEAYNADFRAATREFYDLFYAVKLTDEQLDDLLKNAVSAPKR
- a CDS encoding ABC transporter ATP-binding protein; translation: MLEVSGLCVGYGREDVLRDVSFAMAEGEFVCVLGANGCGKTTLLKAILGILRPGRGGVTLCGEEVHRLDAGRLARRVAYIPQAHVPPFPFRVREVVMMGRTPYLGYLARPGAEDRKIVDEVLETLDIEWMADRVYTRLSGGQRQMVLVARALAQRPRLLVMDEPTASLDFGNQYAVLDRVRRLSDGGMGVLMVTHDPDHAFFCADSVLTMKDGRVLEHGPPRRVIREDSMRAIYRTPVRISDVDVGGGTASVCVPIRSPRPGASPK
- a CDS encoding iron ABC transporter permease, with the translated sequence MAAAPVVLFFLSFAIGRYPIGVGELAAAVWRRILDPSLIADGRMATVLFNIRLPRVLAVMLVGAGLSVAGAAYQGLFKNPIVSPDILGASAGAGFGAALGLLLGLGLGAIQALALVGGIAAVLFTVLVNRTLSRDPLLGLVLGGIMVSTLCSAFTSCTKLVADSDGRLPAITFWLMGGFHAMTRSKLLAILAPISLSLGVLYAMGWRLNVLSFGEDEARSLGVDPRRVRFAVILAATLITASSVSVAGMVGWVGLVIPHLGRALVGADFRALLPASALLGASYLLVVDDVVRNAASVEIPIGILTAILGVPFFLAVYRASSRR
- a CDS encoding class I SAM-dependent methyltransferase, with the protein product MENALEYDAIASGVFAPLYPVVAEAILERTGVLSGRMLDVGCGGGHLGFAVMERAPFEGWLVDVSPDAVELCRERSLGRGLGDRCRCLVGDVHVLPLEDAFFDLVVSRGSMGFWRDYPLAFGEIRRVLKPGGRAYVGGGLGNRETFERIRARMRELEPDWPANVKKRQRSVSTVELRGIIERAGLGCRVVENEDEGRWFVLSRPGA